In Salisediminibacterium beveridgei, one DNA window encodes the following:
- a CDS encoding YeeE/YedE family protein produces MFTIEVFILAAIFGLTYGFLLQKADFCFVASVRDFVSVKDSRIGKGILVLMSTALIGWGLSLTLGVASVDQLWAVPIGFQNLLGGLLFGIGMTIAGSCASGALYRSGMGYVQFWIVIAAMITGNLLFAYIYDPWGSNYLIEPLTMAEGYSMYEIGLPFMVLPLILVGLLLLVTIRKFGWSGFWQGVKNSLTDWQGNPFTQQHWDVRFVALLMGVVATIQFVTMSSISVTGPETRLGGVFMASMFGEQMVYNNVYLNNMFAAYPTIGIGPEELLVICIVVGAFISSVLSKSFKFRLPKAKRLPGAIGGGLLMGVASRIAPGCNIANVIAGVGGLSIASFIVIIGMALGVFLVTKYYFKMPIMLFYREKDAA; encoded by the coding sequence ATGTTTACAATCGAAGTGTTTATACTTGCAGCCATTTTTGGCTTAACCTATGGTTTTCTATTACAGAAAGCGGACTTCTGCTTCGTGGCATCGGTTCGCGATTTTGTCAGTGTGAAGGATTCAAGAATTGGTAAAGGGATCCTTGTACTGATGTCCACGGCGCTTATCGGCTGGGGCTTGTCGCTGACACTGGGCGTTGCTTCTGTGGATCAGCTTTGGGCCGTTCCCATTGGGTTTCAGAACTTATTAGGCGGATTATTATTCGGGATCGGCATGACCATTGCCGGAAGTTGTGCATCGGGAGCCTTGTATCGCAGCGGGATGGGTTATGTGCAATTCTGGATTGTCATCGCTGCGATGATTACTGGGAATTTACTGTTTGCCTATATCTATGATCCATGGGGCAGTAATTATTTAATTGAACCCCTGACAATGGCAGAAGGATACAGTATGTATGAAATCGGCTTGCCTTTCATGGTGTTGCCTTTGATTCTGGTGGGTCTGCTTCTCCTCGTGACGATTCGGAAATTCGGCTGGAGCGGTTTCTGGCAGGGTGTGAAGAACAGTCTCACAGACTGGCAGGGAAATCCATTTACCCAGCAGCACTGGGATGTCCGTTTTGTGGCACTTCTGATGGGGGTTGTGGCAACCATTCAGTTCGTCACGATGTCCTCGATTTCGGTTACCGGTCCGGAAACCCGTCTTGGCGGTGTCTTTATGGCATCGATGTTCGGCGAGCAGATGGTTTATAATAATGTCTATCTGAACAATATGTTTGCAGCCTACCCGACGATCGGCATCGGTCCGGAAGAACTGCTTGTCATCTGTATCGTGGTGGGGGCATTCATTTCTTCGGTGCTCAGTAAGAGCTTTAAGTTCCGGCTGCCAAAAGCAAAACGGCTGCCTGGGGCCATCGGCGGCGGTCTGTTAATGGGTGTCGCTTCGCGTATAGCGCCTGGCTGTAATATAGCAAATGTTATCGCAGGTGTCGGCGGGTTATCCATCGCCAGCTTCATCGTAATCATCGGCATGGCCCTTGGCGTATTCCTTGTGACCAAGTATTATTTCAAAATGCCGATTATGCTCTTTTACAGAGAAAAGGATGCAGCCTGA
- a CDS encoding sulfurtransferase TusA family protein, whose protein sequence is MSLSDQDLKELTIDHELDGVGEVCPHTLNIALDGLKKADSGQIVVEVTDHSIATKTIPAAVKMNKLADHLGTVKDKGNYYIYLKKN, encoded by the coding sequence ATGAGTTTATCAGATCAGGATTTGAAAGAGTTAACCATCGACCATGAATTGGACGGTGTAGGTGAGGTTTGCCCGCATACGTTGAACATTGCTCTTGATGGACTGAAAAAAGCAGATTCAGGCCAGATTGTCGTGGAAGTGACAGATCACAGCATTGCCACCAAAACGATACCGGCAGCAGTGAAAATGAATAAACTGGCGGATCATCTGGGTACCGTGAAAGATAAAGGAAACTATTATATTTACTTGAAGAAGAACTGA
- a CDS encoding rhodanese-like domain-containing protein: MATEKENVKQLSFEEVKALYENNKRNEILIDVRELEEYDEAHIPGIPLIPMSEMVDLVNEFKKDQEYVLVCRSGRRSHEVAKFFKDNGIENVHNYADGMIGWEAEKATGEEWVVEQVNEIYK; the protein is encoded by the coding sequence ATGGCAACAGAAAAAGAAAATGTCAAACAGCTGAGTTTTGAAGAAGTGAAGGCCCTTTATGAAAATAATAAAAGGAATGAAATACTGATTGATGTCAGAGAACTTGAGGAATATGATGAAGCGCATATCCCTGGTATTCCTTTGATACCGATGAGTGAAATGGTGGATCTCGTGAATGAATTCAAAAAGGACCAGGAATACGTGCTGGTCTGCCGGAGCGGCCGGAGAAGCCACGAAGTGGCGAAGTTCTTTAAGGATAACGGCATTGAAAATGTGCACAATTATGCAGATGGCATGATTGGCTGGGAAGCAGAAAAAGCAACCGGAGAAGAATGGGTTGTTGAACAGGTCAACGAAATTTATAAATGA
- a CDS encoding sulfurtransferase has translation MKKVITSITVLSALLIACNNDPSVEDIENTADNITEGDVVDASDYENGDLLVDTDWLEDQGEDVVVVDVRREGFESGHIPGAQLVEPGQLSDPDNPVDGVLPPEEGFQELMQSIGVSEDTTVVAYDDGDSLWASRLFYALELYGHEDVRILNGGFTAWLSDEKAISTEPAEAEEGNFTAELNPELQSSQEDVEANRDNESAMFLDARSEGEFSGEDVRAERGGHIPGASHLEWSDAVADDGVPYFKDADALEEQFAAAGADRDKTVIPYCQTNVRGAHSYFSLRLLGFDDIKPYEGSWAEYGNDPEADIEG, from the coding sequence ATGAAAAAAGTCATCACGTCTATTACAGTATTATCGGCATTATTAATTGCATGCAACAATGACCCATCTGTGGAAGATATCGAAAATACAGCAGATAATATTACGGAAGGAGACGTCGTGGACGCGTCCGACTACGAAAATGGCGATCTGCTCGTTGACACAGACTGGCTCGAAGATCAAGGTGAGGATGTGGTCGTCGTGGATGTCCGCCGCGAAGGATTCGAAAGCGGTCATATTCCCGGTGCGCAGCTCGTTGAACCGGGTCAACTGAGCGATCCGGACAATCCGGTGGACGGTGTACTGCCTCCTGAAGAAGGCTTTCAGGAGTTGATGCAATCCATCGGTGTAAGTGAGGATACGACAGTCGTAGCATATGACGACGGGGACAGCCTGTGGGCTTCCAGACTCTTTTACGCATTGGAGTTATACGGTCATGAAGATGTCCGTATTTTAAACGGTGGCTTTACGGCCTGGTTGTCTGACGAAAAAGCGATTTCCACTGAACCTGCTGAAGCAGAAGAGGGGAATTTCACCGCAGAGTTGAATCCGGAATTGCAGTCGTCACAAGAAGATGTTGAAGCGAATCGGGACAATGAATCGGCTATGTTCCTCGATGCCCGCTCTGAAGGTGAATTTTCCGGTGAAGATGTACGTGCTGAACGCGGCGGTCATATCCCGGGCGCATCACACCTGGAATGGTCCGACGCAGTAGCGGATGATGGTGTGCCGTATTTCAAAGACGCAGATGCCCTGGAAGAACAGTTTGCCGCAGCCGGAGCTGATCGTGATAAGACAGTGATACCGTATTGCCAGACAAACGTCAGAGGTGCTCATTCCTACTTCTCCCTGAGACTGCTTGGTTTTGATGACATCAAACCATACGAAGGCTCGTGGGCGGAGTATGGAAATGACCCGGAAGCGGATATTGAAGGTTAA
- a CDS encoding YVTN family beta-propeller repeat protein, which produces MNRIGIKKLLMTGALITLATGCALEDGENSNNNEGASAGDAGELTNVQFYVPSEEEDLVSIIDVVSGDHVGDIDVGQRPTIVTFASTMREAFVANQDSSTVSIVNTQSLEETAEIDVGPRPHGLALSSNNNTLYVATVGDQYLDVVDVESEDVTSQIDLGHDAKSNYVYLNEDTLYVTDHENDVIYVVDAESEEVTDTFETGELPRVVRVYDETLYVASGESGLLEIIDLDSGDSSSIDTGHGATDVIVTEDGHYGIVTSIEGDKVVKVDLEQGSVVAEIDGQEGAKHLAFNREESRAYVTLSESNEVSVIDVDSFEEEYRIEIGGDMPHGIDIKALPGIGGSC; this is translated from the coding sequence ATGAATCGTATCGGAATTAAAAAGCTCCTCATGACAGGAGCTCTCATCACCCTTGCCACAGGCTGCGCGCTTGAAGATGGTGAAAACAGCAACAACAATGAAGGTGCATCTGCCGGGGACGCCGGAGAATTGACCAATGTGCAATTCTATGTACCAAGCGAAGAAGAGGATCTCGTTTCCATCATTGATGTCGTTTCCGGAGACCACGTCGGAGATATTGATGTCGGCCAACGGCCAACGATTGTGACCTTTGCCAGTACCATGAGAGAAGCGTTCGTTGCCAACCAGGACAGCAGCACGGTTTCGATCGTCAATACGCAGTCGCTTGAAGAAACGGCTGAGATCGATGTTGGACCACGCCCCCATGGACTGGCATTATCAAGTAACAACAACACGCTGTATGTAGCCACAGTTGGCGATCAGTATCTCGACGTTGTAGATGTTGAGTCAGAGGATGTCACCTCTCAAATTGACTTAGGCCATGATGCCAAAAGTAATTATGTATACCTCAATGAGGATACGCTCTATGTGACTGATCACGAGAACGATGTCATCTATGTCGTGGACGCCGAATCAGAAGAAGTGACGGACACATTCGAAACTGGCGAGTTACCTCGTGTGGTTCGCGTATATGATGAAACCTTGTATGTAGCCAGCGGTGAAAGTGGTCTTCTTGAGATCATCGATCTTGATTCCGGTGATTCATCTTCCATTGATACCGGTCACGGAGCCACTGATGTCATTGTCACCGAAGACGGGCACTATGGCATCGTCACTTCCATCGAAGGCGACAAGGTCGTTAAAGTCGATCTTGAACAAGGCAGCGTTGTGGCTGAAATCGACGGACAGGAGGGCGCCAAGCACCTCGCCTTCAACCGTGAAGAATCCCGGGCGTACGTGACACTCAGTGAATCAAACGAAGTGTCCGTGATTGATGTGGACAGTTTCGAAGAAGAGTACCGGATTGAAATCGGTGGCGATATGCCGCATGGTATTGACATCAAAGCACTCCCCGGCATCGGAGGCAGTTGCTGA
- a CDS encoding methyl-accepting chemotaxis protein, producing the protein MNTETKTNDTIHPKLKSFLDVLPLLHKVLPDVGMGVTDRSAWLAYYPGTKIDIRAEQGRAIDPKEPLADCIENSRFIKDEVPEAFFGVSFTGLAAPVMEDGEVIGALAIQMQEYNERELRRISDQIAGSLTNANEQVGAISESAGGLAKSSNALLLQSNEAAESMKNTDEVLEFIRKIASRTNILGLNASIEAARAGEYGQGFNIVAKEIRKLSQETLDSTEKIEKTLSGLRQSIDEIQSVVEQVVKTGKEQATSTEELAKFISEIEQMSQGLKKYAKEI; encoded by the coding sequence ATGAACACTGAAACGAAAACGAATGACACGATCCATCCGAAACTGAAATCCTTTCTTGATGTCCTGCCACTCTTACATAAGGTTCTGCCGGATGTAGGCATGGGTGTTACGGATCGATCCGCATGGCTTGCGTATTATCCCGGGACGAAGATCGATATACGAGCGGAACAGGGACGGGCGATTGATCCGAAAGAACCGCTGGCTGATTGTATTGAGAACAGCCGCTTTATAAAAGATGAAGTGCCTGAAGCATTCTTTGGCGTGTCTTTCACCGGACTTGCGGCCCCGGTAATGGAGGATGGTGAAGTTATCGGCGCATTGGCCATTCAGATGCAGGAATACAATGAGCGGGAACTCAGGCGCATCTCTGATCAGATTGCGGGTTCACTGACCAATGCAAATGAGCAGGTTGGAGCAATCTCAGAGAGTGCAGGGGGTCTTGCAAAAAGCAGTAATGCGCTTCTTTTGCAATCGAATGAGGCCGCTGAAAGTATGAAAAATACGGACGAAGTATTGGAATTCATTCGAAAAATTGCTTCAAGAACAAATATTCTTGGACTGAATGCGTCGATTGAAGCAGCCAGAGCTGGTGAATATGGTCAGGGATTCAATATCGTTGCGAAAGAGATTCGGAAACTGTCTCAAGAAACCCTCGATTCCACGGAAAAGATTGAAAAGACACTGAGCGGTTTGCGTCAATCGATTGATGAAATTCAGTCCGTGGTGGAACAAGTGGTGAAGACAGGGAAAGAACAGGCAACGTCAACGGAAGAACTGGCGAAGTTCATCAGTGAAATTGAGCAGATGAGTCAAGGTTTGAAAAAATACGCAAAAGAAATCTGA
- a CDS encoding DMT family transporter: protein MAAIRPVQNEEAIPKTGLLLTISIIAISFAAIFVKWSEAPATVISMYRMFLASLLLVPFVWWKRKDLFRLTGRDVLILCGSGIFLALHFALWFGSLKLTTVASSTIILALQPIVALAGGYYFYKERTDLRTVVTISIAFIGIVIIGIGDIGISPAHLLGDVLSFLSVIAIVGYLLIGQTTVKKISHWIYSFCVFFIAGVLLLLYNLVMQVEITGYGTTEWQLFWLLAIFPTLAHVIYNLLLKYVNTTTISMSILGEPVGASILAVFLLGEMITLQQFTGGLFVLGSVYVFLRNR, encoded by the coding sequence ATGGCAGCCATCAGACCAGTTCAAAATGAGGAAGCAATTCCGAAAACCGGGCTGTTACTGACCATTTCCATCATTGCAATCTCGTTTGCTGCCATCTTTGTGAAATGGTCAGAAGCACCCGCGACCGTCATCAGTATGTACCGCATGTTTCTTGCGAGTCTCTTGTTAGTGCCTTTTGTCTGGTGGAAACGAAAGGACTTGTTCCGGCTGACGGGTAGAGACGTATTGATCCTCTGCGGATCAGGTATCTTCCTTGCACTGCACTTTGCTTTATGGTTCGGGTCCCTGAAACTGACCACCGTCGCAAGCTCCACGATCATCCTTGCCTTGCAGCCGATTGTGGCACTTGCAGGCGGTTATTATTTTTATAAAGAAAGGACGGATCTGAGGACGGTAGTGACGATCAGTATAGCCTTTATCGGGATTGTCATTATCGGAATCGGTGATATCGGTATCAGTCCTGCGCATCTTCTGGGGGATGTACTATCATTTCTGAGTGTCATTGCGATCGTCGGCTATCTGTTAATCGGACAAACCACGGTGAAGAAGATCTCACACTGGATCTACAGTTTCTGTGTGTTTTTCATCGCAGGGGTTCTATTGCTTTTGTATAACCTGGTGATGCAAGTCGAGATCACCGGTTACGGCACGACGGAATGGCAGTTGTTCTGGCTTTTGGCGATCTTTCCGACTTTGGCCCATGTGATTTATAATCTTCTTTTAAAGTATGTGAACACGACGACAATCAGTATGAGTATTTTGGGGGAGCCGGTAGGGGCATCGATACTGGCCGTGTTTTTACTAGGCGAAATGATAACTTTGCAGCAGTTTACCGGTGGGCTGTTCGTCCTTGGCAGCGTGTATGTCTTCCTGCGGAACCGCTGA
- a CDS encoding D-2-hydroxyacid dehydrogenase translates to MKIETILIATPMHDHMRALIEEHRALDHYTLLFRHPDDVSESDVTQADALVAFKRPGNVDMSRFKWVHSLGAGVDKLMNGIDWPEDVLLTRTVTSFGERISEYTLSYLLRQTQKHAEFRRIQVLKEWDFIPPDPLNTRHVVVYGTGEIGSKVAQTCDFFGMTVTGVSRSGETKEPFMHVLTPDKTDSDWEKSMQSAHLIINTMPLTNETQQYFDSEFFEACHDVLFINVGRGESVVDEALLDALDQGQVKEAVLDVFSEEPLPQAHPFWTHPGIEITPHISAITTAEEGLACFLDTVGQLERGKALPNQVNTEQGY, encoded by the coding sequence ATGAAGATCGAGACGATACTGATTGCAACGCCAATGCATGATCATATGAGAGCATTGATTGAAGAACACCGCGCACTGGACCATTACACTTTACTCTTTCGTCATCCGGATGACGTCTCAGAAAGTGACGTGACTCAAGCGGATGCGCTGGTTGCTTTTAAACGCCCTGGCAATGTGGATATGTCAAGGTTCAAGTGGGTTCATTCCCTCGGGGCCGGGGTGGATAAACTGATGAACGGGATTGACTGGCCTGAAGATGTACTGTTAACCCGAACAGTCACATCCTTTGGGGAGCGGATCAGTGAATATACACTAAGCTATTTGCTTCGTCAGACGCAGAAACATGCAGAATTCAGGCGAATCCAGGTTTTGAAAGAGTGGGATTTCATCCCTCCTGATCCGTTGAACACCCGTCATGTTGTGGTATACGGCACGGGGGAAATCGGATCGAAAGTGGCTCAAACCTGTGATTTCTTCGGGATGACGGTGACAGGTGTGTCCCGATCCGGGGAAACAAAAGAACCGTTCATGCACGTTTTAACGCCGGATAAAACGGATTCGGACTGGGAAAAAAGCATGCAATCGGCCCATCTGATCATTAATACGATGCCGCTGACGAATGAAACGCAGCAGTACTTTGATAGTGAATTCTTTGAAGCTTGTCACGATGTCCTCTTTATCAATGTGGGACGCGGGGAGTCGGTTGTCGATGAAGCACTTCTGGATGCACTAGATCAGGGACAGGTGAAAGAAGCCGTCCTCGATGTCTTTTCTGAGGAGCCATTGCCGCAGGCTCATCCATTCTGGACACATCCGGGTATCGAGATCACGCCGCATATCTCTGCCATTACAACGGCAGAGGAAGGGCTGGCGTGTTTTCTGGATACAGTGGGGCAACTTGAGAGGGGTAAAGCGTTGCCGAATCAAGTCAATACGGAGCAAGGGTACTGA
- a CDS encoding ABC1 kinase family protein yields MKRLKHVQRFREIVMAFTRNGFGFMMHKLGLLEQVSAPRKWRMLEKQSNRSLEERIRFLLEDLGATFIKLGQIASTRTNSLPRSLTKELEKLQDHVKPVPFDEVKQLIEEELEAPLDDLFLSFDEDPMATASIGQVHGALLHTGEEVAVKVQRPGIRQQIEIDLDILFEMASIAEKRLEWAERYRITAYIEELAKSLRREVDYGIEARNSERMQKQHREEEFLKIPGVYTTLSTRQVLTMERVRGRKLNDVIEEEGHIPEKELLAEQLVSTITRQIYVHGFYHADPHPGNLLLMDDGRIALIDFGMVGRLNKEMRNETAMMVMALLRQNTNELVKAVARVGSVPPEVELSGLKRELDEFQDLYLTAHLTDVGLGEVVNDVLRIISRHGIEVPQDFLLIGKSLMTIEGIAVKLDPEISIMEVVEPLGDELLKEYMSPKSIMDRTMTQVLEYGELMKELPHMIRKVSAVAEKGKVHVEVRSPDTARAAESISRIGNQLTLSLLLIAVSLVFASLIIGVTVGGTMNESILTLPFFEVVFIVFLFLFIWLIYSILKTRRKT; encoded by the coding sequence ATGAAACGATTGAAGCATGTGCAACGGTTCCGTGAAATAGTCATGGCATTTACCCGGAATGGATTCGGGTTCATGATGCATAAGTTGGGTCTTTTAGAGCAGGTTTCAGCTCCGAGAAAGTGGCGGATGCTTGAAAAACAGTCAAACCGCTCATTAGAAGAAAGAATTCGTTTTCTGTTGGAAGATCTCGGGGCGACGTTTATTAAACTCGGTCAAATCGCGAGCACGAGAACGAACAGCTTACCAAGGTCACTGACAAAAGAACTCGAAAAGCTTCAGGACCATGTGAAGCCAGTGCCATTCGATGAAGTGAAGCAGTTGATCGAAGAAGAGCTTGAAGCGCCGCTCGACGATCTTTTTTTGTCTTTTGATGAGGACCCCATGGCGACCGCCTCCATCGGTCAGGTTCATGGTGCTTTGCTCCATACAGGAGAAGAAGTCGCTGTAAAAGTACAACGTCCGGGTATTCGTCAGCAAATTGAAATTGATCTGGATATCTTATTTGAGATGGCTTCCATTGCCGAAAAACGCCTTGAGTGGGCTGAACGCTACCGGATCACAGCTTACATAGAGGAGCTGGCCAAGAGTTTGAGGCGGGAAGTGGATTATGGCATTGAAGCCAGAAATTCAGAACGGATGCAAAAGCAGCATCGTGAAGAGGAGTTTCTGAAGATTCCGGGCGTATATACGACCCTCTCGACTCGACAGGTATTGACAATGGAGCGTGTGAGAGGGAGAAAACTCAATGACGTGATCGAGGAAGAAGGTCATATCCCGGAAAAGGAACTTCTCGCAGAACAGCTTGTTTCCACGATCACCCGTCAAATTTATGTCCACGGCTTTTATCACGCAGACCCGCATCCGGGGAATTTATTACTGATGGACGATGGACGGATTGCGCTCATCGACTTCGGAATGGTGGGCCGGCTGAATAAGGAAATGCGTAACGAAACGGCGATGATGGTAATGGCGCTTCTTCGGCAGAATACAAATGAACTGGTCAAGGCTGTTGCGAGAGTCGGCTCCGTTCCTCCTGAAGTCGAATTATCAGGATTGAAGCGCGAATTGGATGAATTTCAGGATCTTTACCTCACCGCTCATCTGACGGATGTGGGTCTGGGCGAAGTGGTCAATGATGTGCTGCGGATCATTTCGAGGCATGGCATTGAGGTGCCGCAGGATTTTCTTCTTATTGGTAAGTCGCTGATGACCATTGAGGGGATCGCCGTGAAACTCGATCCGGAGATCAGTATCATGGAAGTGGTCGAACCGTTGGGTGATGAATTGTTAAAAGAGTATATGAGCCCGAAGTCGATCATGGACAGAACGATGACCCAGGTGCTGGAATACGGAGAATTGATGAAAGAACTGCCGCACATGATTCGTAAGGTGTCAGCGGTAGCAGAAAAGGGAAAGGTCCATGTCGAAGTGAGGTCGCCTGATACGGCAAGGGCTGCAGAGAGCATCAGCCGGATCGGCAATCAGCTGACGCTCAGCCTGTTGCTGATTGCCGTCAGTCTGGTTTTTGCTTCGTTGATTATCGGGGTGACTGTCGGTGGAACGATGAATGAATCCATTTTGACACTGCCGTTTTTTGAAGTGGTCTTTATTGTCTTTTTATTCCTGTTCATCTGGCTGATTTATTCGATTCTCAAAACCCGTAGAAAAACGTAA
- a CDS encoding YvrJ family protein, giving the protein MEMLLPFISDIGFPAAITFYLLYRIEGKLDTLNGSIQKLQSLSIIPPATTSREEKFR; this is encoded by the coding sequence ATGGAAATGCTTTTGCCGTTTATCAGTGATATCGGGTTTCCTGCTGCGATCACGTTTTACCTGTTGTATCGCATAGAAGGAAAACTCGATACATTGAATGGATCGATCCAGAAGTTACAATCCCTCTCGATCATCCCGCCTGCAACAACCAGCCGGGAAGAGAAATTCCGCTGA